GATTTGTTGCTGGTTTTCTCTGGATTTAAGGTTTTCTAAAGGTTCCCCTCGTCCTGATTTTGGGCGATCGCCTCCTTGACTTTCAACAGCAATCAAAAATATTAATAGTTCTGAAGCCGAAATTTTTGTCAGAAATGAGTCCCTGTCTCTGGTGGCTTGAATTCCTTGGGGGATATGTCACAATGAGGGGCAAACTTTACATCCATCGATGTTCGCTGCTCTTCTCTTGGTTTGCAGCGGTGACGGACAGATTTTTAGGCAGGGCTTCGGATTTTGAAGTGCAATCTAGGATGAAGTCTGGTCACAGGGCATGGATGGCTGTGAACTTGTAGAAGTCAAAATCCTAGGCATTCGTAATGGAACCGCTCTATCAATATGCGTGGCTAATTCCGGTGCTCCCTCTGCTTGGAGCCATGATCATCGGGATTGGACTTATCTCATTTAATAAATTTACAAATAATCTGCGGCAGATTAACGCTGTACTGATCCTGAGTTTGATTGGTGCGTCCATGACGATGTCGCTGGGTCTCCTCTGGAGTCAGTGGCAGGGTCACGAGGCATTTACCTACACTCTTGAATGGGCTGCGGCTGGTGATTTTCAGCTCCGGATGGGCTACACGGTAGACCATTTGAGTGCGTTGATGTCAGTCATCGTCACGACGGTGGCGCTGTTGGTGATGATTTACACCGATGGCTATATGGCTCATGATGCTGGGTATGTCCGGTTTTATGCGTATCTCAGTATTTTTAGTTCGTCTATGCTGGGGCTTGTTTTTAGTCCAAACCTTGTACAGGTCTATATTTTCTGGGAATTGGTGGGAATGTGTTCCTACCTATTGATCGGCTTCTGGTACGACCGTAAGGCGGCGGCTGATGCTTGTCAGAAAGCGTTTGTGGTGAACCGTGTTGGTGACTTTGGGTTGCTGCTCGGTATGCTTGGTCTTTATTGGGCGACGGGGAGTTTTGAGTTTAATGTGGTCGGCGATCGCCTCGTGGAGCTTGTTTCTAGCGGTGCGATTAGCAGTACCCTTGCCATTGTTTTTGCCGTCCTTGTTTTCCTCGGCCCCGTCGCCAAGTCTGCACAGTTTCCGCTACATGTGTGGCTGCCTGACGCGATGGAAGGCCCAACGCCGATTTCTGCCCTCATTCATGCTGCAACCATGGTTGCTGCGGGTGTTTTCCTTATCGCACGGATGTACCCCGTATTTGAGCCGATCCCTGAGGCGATGAATGTCATTGCCTGGACTGGGGCGACCACGGCCTTTGTGGGAGCGAGTATCGCGATGACCCAAAACGACATTAAAAAAGGTCTGGCCTATTCCACCATGTCCCAACTGGGCTACATGGTAATGGCCATGGGCATCGGTGCTTATACTGCTGGTCTATTTCACCTCATGACCCATGCTTACTTTAAAGCGATGTTGTTCTTGGGGTCTGGCTCGGTGATTCACGGTATGGAAGAGGTGGTTGGCCATGACGCAGTTCTCGCCCAAGATATGCGCCTAATGGGTGGTTTGCGTAAATATATGCCGATTACTTCTGCGACGTTTTTGATTGGTACTTTAGCGATCTGTGGTATTCCACCTTTTGCTGGATTCTGGTCTAAGGATGAAATTCTCGGTTTAGCCTTTGAGGCGAATCCCGCATTGTGGCTAATTGGCTGGGCAACGGCTGGTTTGACTGCTTTTTATATGTTCCGCATGTACTTTATGACCTTTGAGGGGGAATTTCGTGGTACTGATGAAAAGCTTCAAGGTGAATTATTAGCGGCTGCTGGCAAGGAAGCGAAGGGTGATGATCACCATGGCTCTAAGCCCCATGAGTCGCCGCTAACGATGACCTTCCCGCTGATGGCTTTGGCTGTTCCTTCGACTCTCATTGGTTTGTTGGGAATGCCTTGGGCAAATCGTTTTGAGAGCTTTGTGTTTTCTCCCAATGAAGTGGCTGAGGCTGCGGAACATGCTGAGCATTTCAACTTAACTGAATTCCTGATTATGGGTGGTAATTCGGTTGGTATTGCGCTGATTGGCATTACGATTGCGTCGTTGATGTACCTCCAGAAGAAAGTCAATGCTGGGGCGATCGCCGCCAAAATTCCGGCATTGTATCGTTTATCTTTGAATAAGTGGTACATCGACGAGATTTACAACAATGTATTCGTCATGGGAACCCGCCGTATTGCTCGCCAGATTTTGGAGGTTGACTACCGTGTTGTTGACGGTGCGGTGAACCTAACTGGTATTGCAACACTCCTCAGTGGTGAAGGTCTGAAATACTTCGAGAGTGGACGAGTGCAGTTCTATGCCCTCGTAGTTTTTGGTGCACTCCTCGGCTTTGTTGTTGTCTTTAGTGTGGCTTAAAAGTCGGCTAGGGATTTGAGTGATTTTAGATGATTTTGGTAGGGGTTGAACAAATTCAGCCCCCACTATCAGAAGAACTTCGCAGTATGCCGACCATAGGTGAAAGCTTGGTTGGTGTTGCTGGGAGAGGATGTCGATTGAAAGGGTTCTCCGCTGCGTTTTGTAGGGGAGAATTTTTTATGGGAATGAGGGATTGCTTGAAGGTTGTTCCTGCATAATGGGCAAATCTAAATTTTGGAGATCAAGATCATCAGATTTGACTTCTTGGATCGGACTTACCCGAAAAATAACTTTGAAATTTCGTTTGGTACGCTTACGTAAAAATGCTTCGACGAGGAGAGCTTGTTTTGGGGTAATTTCTTTTTTTGCCTGTAAGTCAACGTAGATAATCGGCGGTGAGTCTGTCCAATCCACTCGTATTCTGACATTGCTGACATCTTCGCCAACCGTGACGGTTTGGGTGGTGAGCTGAGCGGTGATATCGCGCTGTAAATGCAGTTGTTGTACTAGTTCGACAAAACGAGCGCCAAGGGGCACAAATAAAACCATTGTGAGGGCGATCGCCCAGCCGAGAGTATAATTTGCTTCGGCATAACCCACGATAATGTAGACCACCATACAGGCAAGGGTAATACCAAGGAGGTTGGTTAGGTAAAGCAAAAATGCGCCCCTTGCAAAATTAAAAAATCCTTGGGATAAAGACAAGCCTACAACACATAAAGGTGGCATCAATGCGACGGCGATCGCCGTTCCCGCTAGAGCATCATTAATGCCCCGCCTAACCTTGGCAAAACCGCTAATTCCCCCGGCGGAGACAGCGATCCCTAGATCGATCAAATTCGGTTGGGTGCGTGCTACCAGCTCCGAGCCAAAATCTGGAATGCCCACAATGATTCCCGTCATCCAGGACAGCACTAACGAGAGTAATGTCGCTCCCGTGATGGAATATAGGGATCGCCAAAATAGCTGGAGTTCCCCCTCAAGGGCAGCAAAGGCCAGTCCTCGCAATGGCAACATCAAAGGCGCAACCAACATCGCACCGATAATCACCGCCGTACTATTACTAATCAACCCGAAGGTGGCGATCATACAAGAGCTGATCGTCAGCACAATAAAATTTAGTCGCCAACTGGCTTCCACTAAAAGCTGTCGATAAAGACGGCGGGTTTTGCGGCCTGTGACCGGACGGGGAATAAACCACTCCACCAGATCAATAAACTGCAGCCACCGCTCTATTGTGCGACCAAAACTCGGCGATCGCCGACGCAGTAAACGTTTGTACCACATAGGTTTTAAACGACTTGTTAGGGCTTTCTGATTTTAGTCGAACTAACCTTAAAACAGTGATTTCCCTTGTTGGCCTGAGTTTGAGTCGGGTCGGGAAGGGTGACGCAGTGAGAGAGGGACAGGGTGATGGGAAAAACAGAGAAAGTAATTTGCCCAACACAAAGATATGAATCAGTCTCTCTACCTCCCCATGTCTCCGCGTCTCCGTGTCCCCAAGCCTGCTTTTCTCCCAGAGTTTTAGGCTTGCCCGTAACCCTAACGGACTCCTTTATTCCAGCGGGCGATCGCCCCCATGGCCGAGCTATGGGATGGACTATCTGCCGGGACTAATTTTGCCGTTTGAACAGCGAGCTTATATTTCCCTTGGGCAGCACGGGAATTTGCTAATAGATAAATAGTGCGGCTCCACTGATCTTGGAGAACACGGGCTTCGGCAAAGGCTGGTTCGTTAGGCTTAATGGTTTTGAGGATATTAATGCCGCGACTGTAGGAAGAGGCTTGGTTCGGAATAATTTCCTCTTTGGCATTGGCGATAATTTGGCGATTTTTCTGGGCTGCGGCCAGCTGCGGTTCCCATTTTTTGATGGAATTTTGGGCAAGGCCATAAACCTGGGGCACATCAGACGGTACAAGGCGAGCAGCGGCGATCGCCCCGGCAATGTCCCCTTTCATAGCTCTGGCTTCGGCAATGTCTAAGATCACACGACTCCAGCGATTAATTTGGGTGCGAGCTTCATTATAAAGGGGAGTTCCGGGCTTAATGGTGCGGGCAGCGGCGATCGCCTGATTAAAGCTCGAAGCCTGACTAGATCGCAGTACCTGACTTGCCTCCGTCAAAATACTCTCATTTTGAGTTTGTAGCTCAGCCCCATTCGGAACAATGACGCTAGTCCCAACCGAGGGCATAGCTGGCGCAGTTCCTCGGTTACCCCTGTTGTTGCCCGCTGCCGGTGCAGTAGAGCCATTGCCACTACCCATGCCAGCATCAGCTACCGATGGACTAGTCGCACCATTGCTTTGACCATTAGCAGCCGCGGTCGCCGCCGTTGAATTACCCTCACCCGCTGCGTTGCCAGAGGCATTGTCTATATTGCCAGAAATACCATTATTGCCAGCCGTTGTGTTCCCCGCAGCACCATTAGGAGTATTACTGCCGTTGCCCGCATCGGTATTGCCAGCTTCTGCATTGTCAGAGTCTGTGCCCGTTGGATTTGCCGTTATCGGTAGTGCTGGATTCCCCGTCCCCGCAATGGTGGCATCGTTACCCGTCGAATGCTCACCAACATTGCCCGGCTCAGTTTCCGAGCCATCAACTGTCGCGGGAGAACTGCCATCCCTAGGGCTACCGTCAGGATTTGTGGCCGATGGATCACTTGCTTCGCCTCCACCAGAGTCCGTGGCCTCAGTTTGCCAGAACGCAAAATTAAAGTCTTCCCCTTTAAAGGCCTGCCACCCCAATGCTCCGAGGAGGAGCAACAGCAGTAACAGTAACCACTGCCAACTGGCTAAATACCAAGGCTGCTTATCTTTGTCCTTCCCAGAGGATTGCCCAAAACCTGTGGGCATCATAGCCGGTTCAGTCGGATCGATATCAGAGGCTTCTTCATCTACAAATATCGCTTCCTCGTCAATGGGAGCTACATCAAAATCGTGGATTGCGAGGTCATCTCCATCGCTAGAGTAGGGATAATCAACCAAGTCATCAATAACGACTTCGGCGGGTTGATCGGTGGGTAATGGCTCAGTGTCATCGTTAGCGCCCATCTTGATATGGCTAGAATGACCGTGACCATTAGTAAAAGGTGGTTCTGTTTCTTTGCCATTCGCGTACTCAGCTAAACTTGCACCAATGGGAATGGCTGTTTGCCAATGAATTTTTGATGTTTCACCCGTGGGTAAAATTAATTCGCGGCTAGCGGCAAGGGAGGGGATGACCATCATGGGCGTTTGAACCGGTCGCCAGTGATGTTCGCTTAGCTCTTGGAGGCGATCGCCCAAATACCGATTGAGTAGATCAAGAGTGAGGTCACTGCGGTGATAGCGGAGTGCCTCTAGTACCGATGCGGTAAACATACCGTGGCCGAGTGCCGCCGTTTCATGGGAAAACTCCTCTGGTTTACAAGAAAGAATCGCCGCAATTCCCATTTGTCCAGCAAGATCTAAAGTTTGTTCCCCCACCTCACCATTGCCGACGACGGCTGTAGAACGATTCATATCAAGCAGGGCAATAATTTTGCCTGCCCCTTGCTGCCGTAAAGCATTAAAAACTTTGCTAATGGGAATGCCCGTTGCTGCCGGATTATCGAGCTGGGCATCGATGGGCAATAAATAATCCTCGCCTAGGTGCTGAACGGCGTAGCCGCTAAAGACAAACCACAAAATCGAAGAGCCACTGCGGTTGGTTGTGGAGCCATGCTTACTAAAGCCCCTCTCGATCCAATCCAATAAATTCTTTCTAGTGGGATATGTCGGCTCTTCGTTAACCCATGGAGAATTATCGGTGAATGTCAGGGTTTGACAGGAGCTAATCCGTGCCTCTTCACAAAAAAACCGCTCTAAATCCTCAATATCTGCTTGCGCATAGGAAAGTGGTTGCACATGTTGGTAACTATTTATACCAATGCCGATGAAGTTGTAGTTTGTCATGGTCCTAGAGAATTTAGAGGCGATGGTGTTATCCCCATTTGTCGCTAAGTATAGCAACCTCCTTTCGTTCTGTTCTGGCGATCGCAACCACTGTTTACGCAATTGATTTGAATTCCCCTAGATTTAAGATGCTGACGAAATTAACTGGGATATTTTGGGAGTCAATGGGTTAATAGTTTGTACGAAAATTGTCTGAGGGGGTTACGCTTTGAGGATTAAGACTTTATAATTGAAATTCTGTAAAAAATCGTACATATAGTACTATGGCAGCTCCTAAAAAGAAAACCTCTAAGACAAAGCGCGATCAACGTCGTGCCCACTGGAATCGTAAGGCTACCCTCGCCGCACAGAAAGCCCTTTCCCAAGGCAAGTCTGTCCTCACTGGTCGCTCTACTTTCGTTTATCCCACCCCTGAAGATGACGACGAAGAGTAAAAGTAAATTCCGTTTTATTTTTAATCCTTTATCTCTTATTCAAAATTTATATATTTATCCATTACGGTAGGCCTTGCTCAATGCCTACCTTTTTTATTGATGAATCAACCCTAGGCCGTAGTTTTTGTCAGGCCAAGATGTCTCGGCAATAGAGCGCTAATTTTTTAGTGTTTTCAGAAGCCTTGGGGGTGAAGTCTGTGCTGATGCTCTGCCAACTCTCAGGGTTGCGACCTACAGTGGAGAAATATGTCGTATTTTTCTGGGCAACAATGGCTACGGTTAAGTCTTTTTTGTTTGCAATCTACGCTGCATTGAATAATGTCTATAGCGGCTGGATTTTATGGAATTTGTTTTTGGCTTTTTTGCCGTTATTGATGAGTGTTGTTTTATTCCGGCGGCAAACTTTAACGGGAATAAAATTTTTCGGGGCTTGTTTTGGCTTAGGACTCATTGGCATTGTCGGCACGCAGCTCCGTACGCCGTGGGTGATTGAACGCGTTTTAAATAAGGTGGATGGGGCGATCGCCAACAATCCGGCAATGTTATTAAATGCGCTGTGGTTTGCCGCGATTGTCGTGTTTACCTTGGGGATGAGCTTTTGGCTCTTTCGTAAAGAAAAGACCCTAAAGTCGATATTGTGGTGGCTCTGTTTTGTGACGTTTATTTGTTTTTTGCCGAATGCGCCCTATGTGCTGACGGATATTATTCATCTGATTCGCGGGACGAGTTCTGGGCAAATTCCGACTTGGGTTGTGGCTTTGGTTTTTATTCCGCTCCATGTGACGGCGATCGCCCTTGCTTTTGAGGCCTATGTTTTATCGATTTTGAATCTGGACTATTATTTGCGGGAGCGGGCGGGACAGCGCTGGATTTTGCCGACGGAGTTAATTATTCATTTGTTGAGTGCTATCGGTATTTACCTTGGTCGATTTATGCGGTTTAACAGTTGGGATTTAGTTGTTGATCCTAGTAGTGTGGTCGTGAGTACGCTCAATACTTTGACATCAAGACGACCTTTGGCAGTTATTGGGGTAACTTTCATTATTTTGACGGTGCTGTATTGGGTGATGAAGCAGGTGACGTTAGGATTACGGCTGCGGATTTATTTGGCAAAACAGGGTATTGATGTCTTTGATTTACCCGAGCAGCTCAGCGTTAAGTCTTCGGCATCTACGACTCCAGCAATGCCATTGACATCGAATATGACGAATAAATCACCTTGAGTTTCAGTGGCGATCGCCCAATGGGTCTGCTATGCTTCCGCCGACCAATAATCATGATCTCGGAACAAAAGTCATGGCGATCGCTGTCTGAAGAAAAAATTAAATGAGACATTTCATAATCATTCTTCGGTCAGAATACCCAATAATTTTAGAGGCTCTACAAATGCAATCTTGAATCGCTTATAAAATCAAGGTTTTAGTTTACCCATTTGTCACTCTCACTTTTTAAATTGGTATAAATAACGTGACTCATTACTCATTCTGGCGCGAAGCCACTACAATAAATGGTCAAATTGGATTGTTTTCTCAAACCACGGTATGTCGCTTTTTTGAAATTTAGACACTTATGCTAAATCAACGTTCATTCCTTCTCTGGCAGCGTCATTGGCTCAAATCTATTGTTTTCGGCGTTGTCACTTTTGCATTAGTACTTGGCCTTAATACAGTGCCCCACCGTGTCACTGCTCCCGCGGCGATCGCCGGCGAATCCCTACAAGCGACAAATACAGCGACAAATACATGGCGACAAGCCTCATTTCCCGTCGAAAATTTCCAAAGGTATACTTCCGGGTTTGGCTATCGCAGCTCCCCTGTAACAGGGCAAAGACAATTTCACCGTGGTATTGACATTGCTGCACCTTTAGGAAGCTATATCCGTAACTGGTGGGGCGGCAAGGTTACAAAACTCTCTGACAACACCGCCTGCGGCACAATGATTTGGGTCAAGTCTGGGGAGTGGGAGCATATTTATTGTCACCTCAGTGGCTATGTCGCCACCTCAGAGCAAGGCACTTATCTGATGGATCGCAATGGCGGTATCCAGTTGTGGTTAGGGCAGGAAATTCCCGCTGGTACGCGCATCGGTCGGATCGGCATGACGGGTCGGACAACGGGGCCACACCTCCACTGGGGTCTGAAATATTCGGGACAGTACGTTGATCCCGCCCTCGTTTTACGGGCAATGTACAATCAGAGCACTGCTTCGATCGATAATCTAGATAGTCTAGTGCGACCAACTTAAGGACAATTAAAATTTAATTCACTTAAATTCGGGAGAAAGAAATTTCTCCTTTTTTTTGTGTCCAACGTAAAAGATTGACGGGTTGACCTGTTGTGAGGGTGGCCATCTTTAGGGCTTTGCGTGGGGCAGTGGTAGCTAGGGCGATCGCCGTTTCGAGATCGCAAATTTGCCATTTCACCAGATTTTTCACCCCCTCAAAGAGCGGCAATGTTGTTCCGGATAAAGTGCCGTTGTCTAAACGAGCGGTTCCTTTGGTTACAGTAATTTGGCGATCGTCCCAAGGATAAACCCCATCCGGTAAACCGATAGGAGCTAAAGCGTCACTGACCAGAAATGCGCCTTTTTCAAATTGCGCCGCCCGTAGAAAAACTTCTAACATTGTGCGATTGACGTGCTGACCATCGGCAATAAACCCACAATAAACTTCTGGATACACCATTGCCGCACCGAGCATTCCAGCTTCGCGGTGGTGCAAACTGGGCATGGCGTTAAAAGCGTGGGTGACCATTGACGCACCATAGGCAAAGGCTTTATTGGCTTGATCTTCAGTGGCGAGGGAATGCCCTAAACTGACCACAATATCTTGAGAATGGAGATATTCAACGCACCCATTGCTGGGATCAAGTTCTGGTGCGAGGGTCATAATTTTGATGAGAGGGGCAAAATCACCAATAACCGCTTTCAGTTTTTCGAGGGTTAATGGCTGCAAATGTTGTTTTGGGTGAGCGCCGCGTTTTTCGTAATTTAGGAAAGGTCCCTCTAGATGAATGCCTAAAACTTGTGCTGTATTCGGTTGGGGATTTGCCCAAAGCTCTGCAAAAACCGAGAGCGATCGCCGAATATTTTCGAGGGAAGTGGTGACAATGGTCGGACAGAAACCATCAACGCCTTGCTCCCAAAGATAATCACAAATTTCTGTTAATTTCGGCAAATCATCACGGGTCACTTCTGGAAAAGCCAGACCTAATCCCCCATTAATCTGTAAATCTAGACCGCCGAGGGACAGCCAATCCCCACCTAAATCTTGAATATTTTCTTGGAATTCTGGCAGAATGGGCACAGTAATCGGCTG
This window of the [Limnothrix rosea] IAM M-220 genome carries:
- a CDS encoding NAD(P)H-quinone oxidoreductase subunit 5; translation: MEPLYQYAWLIPVLPLLGAMIIGIGLISFNKFTNNLRQINAVLILSLIGASMTMSLGLLWSQWQGHEAFTYTLEWAAAGDFQLRMGYTVDHLSALMSVIVTTVALLVMIYTDGYMAHDAGYVRFYAYLSIFSSSMLGLVFSPNLVQVYIFWELVGMCSYLLIGFWYDRKAAADACQKAFVVNRVGDFGLLLGMLGLYWATGSFEFNVVGDRLVELVSSGAISSTLAIVFAVLVFLGPVAKSAQFPLHVWLPDAMEGPTPISALIHAATMVAAGVFLIARMYPVFEPIPEAMNVIAWTGATTAFVGASIAMTQNDIKKGLAYSTMSQLGYMVMAMGIGAYTAGLFHLMTHAYFKAMLFLGSGSVIHGMEEVVGHDAVLAQDMRLMGGLRKYMPITSATFLIGTLAICGIPPFAGFWSKDEILGLAFEANPALWLIGWATAGLTAFYMFRMYFMTFEGEFRGTDEKLQGELLAAAGKEAKGDDHHGSKPHESPLTMTFPLMALAVPSTLIGLLGMPWANRFESFVFSPNEVAEAAEHAEHFNLTEFLIMGGNSVGIALIGITIASLMYLQKKVNAGAIAAKIPALYRLSLNKWYIDEIYNNVFVMGTRRIARQILEVDYRVVDGAVNLTGIATLLSGEGLKYFESGRVQFYALVVFGALLGFVVVFSVA
- a CDS encoding DUF389 domain-containing protein, with translation MWYKRLLRRRSPSFGRTIERWLQFIDLVEWFIPRPVTGRKTRRLYRQLLVEASWRLNFIVLTISSCMIATFGLISNSTAVIIGAMLVAPLMLPLRGLAFAALEGELQLFWRSLYSITGATLLSLVLSWMTGIIVGIPDFGSELVARTQPNLIDLGIAVSAGGISGFAKVRRGINDALAGTAIAVALMPPLCVVGLSLSQGFFNFARGAFLLYLTNLLGITLACMVVYIIVGYAEANYTLGWAIALTMVLFVPLGARFVELVQQLHLQRDITAQLTTQTVTVGEDVSNVRIRVDWTDSPPIIYVDLQAKKEITPKQALLVEAFLRKRTKRNFKVIFRVSPIQEVKSDDLDLQNLDLPIMQEQPSSNPSFP
- a CDS encoding caspase family protein; amino-acid sequence: MTNYNFIGIGINSYQHVQPLSYAQADIEDLERFFCEEARISSCQTLTFTDNSPWVNEEPTYPTRKNLLDWIERGFSKHGSTTNRSGSSILWFVFSGYAVQHLGEDYLLPIDAQLDNPAATGIPISKVFNALRQQGAGKIIALLDMNRSTAVVGNGEVGEQTLDLAGQMGIAAILSCKPEEFSHETAALGHGMFTASVLEALRYHRSDLTLDLLNRYLGDRLQELSEHHWRPVQTPMMVIPSLAASRELILPTGETSKIHWQTAIPIGASLAEYANGKETEPPFTNGHGHSSHIKMGANDDTEPLPTDQPAEVVIDDLVDYPYSSDGDDLAIHDFDVAPIDEEAIFVDEEASDIDPTEPAMMPTGFGQSSGKDKDKQPWYLASWQWLLLLLLLLLGALGWQAFKGEDFNFAFWQTEATDSGGGEASDPSATNPDGSPRDGSSPATVDGSETEPGNVGEHSTGNDATIAGTGNPALPITANPTGTDSDNAEAGNTDAGNGSNTPNGAAGNTTAGNNGISGNIDNASGNAAGEGNSTAATAAANGQSNGATSPSVADAGMGSGNGSTAPAAGNNRGNRGTAPAMPSVGTSVIVPNGAELQTQNESILTEASQVLRSSQASSFNQAIAAARTIKPGTPLYNEARTQINRWSRVILDIAEARAMKGDIAGAIAAARLVPSDVPQVYGLAQNSIKKWEPQLAAAQKNRQIIANAKEEIIPNQASSYSRGINILKTIKPNEPAFAEARVLQDQWSRTIYLLANSRAAQGKYKLAVQTAKLVPADSPSHSSAMGAIARWNKGVR
- the rpmF gene encoding 50S ribosomal protein L32, which produces MAAPKKKTSKTKRDQRRAHWNRKATLAAQKALSQGKSVLTGRSTFVYPTPEDDDEE
- a CDS encoding DUF1361 domain-containing protein, giving the protein MFSEALGVKSVLMLCQLSGLRPTVEKYVVFFWATMATVKSFLFAIYAALNNVYSGWILWNLFLAFLPLLMSVVLFRRQTLTGIKFFGACFGLGLIGIVGTQLRTPWVIERVLNKVDGAIANNPAMLLNALWFAAIVVFTLGMSFWLFRKEKTLKSILWWLCFVTFICFLPNAPYVLTDIIHLIRGTSSGQIPTWVVALVFIPLHVTAIALAFEAYVLSILNLDYYLRERAGQRWILPTELIIHLLSAIGIYLGRFMRFNSWDLVVDPSSVVVSTLNTLTSRRPLAVIGVTFIILTVLYWVMKQVTLGLRLRIYLAKQGIDVFDLPEQLSVKSSASTTPAMPLTSNMTNKSP
- a CDS encoding M23 family metallopeptidase — translated: MLNQRSFLLWQRHWLKSIVFGVVTFALVLGLNTVPHRVTAPAAIAGESLQATNTATNTWRQASFPVENFQRYTSGFGYRSSPVTGQRQFHRGIDIAAPLGSYIRNWWGGKVTKLSDNTACGTMIWVKSGEWEHIYCHLSGYVATSEQGTYLMDRNGGIQLWLGQEIPAGTRIGRIGMTGRTTGPHLHWGLKYSGQYVDPALVLRAMYNQSTASIDNLDSLVRPT
- the nagA gene encoding N-acetylglucosamine-6-phosphate deacetylase, with amino-acid sequence MYVSPTTHHKQSKNIAQTLINARMVGFEDKYWLRLDENSCLTHMQPITVPILPEFQENIQDLGGDWLSLGGLDLQINGGLGLAFPEVTRDDLPKLTEICDYLWEQGVDGFCPTIVTTSLENIRRSLSVFAELWANPQPNTAQVLGIHLEGPFLNYEKRGAHPKQHLQPLTLEKLKAVIGDFAPLIKIMTLAPELDPSNGCVEYLHSQDIVVSLGHSLATEDQANKAFAYGASMVTHAFNAMPSLHHREAGMLGAAMVYPEVYCGFIADGQHVNRTMLEVFLRAAQFEKGAFLVSDALAPIGLPDGVYPWDDRQITVTKGTARLDNGTLSGTTLPLFEGVKNLVKWQICDLETAIALATTAPRKALKMATLTTGQPVNLLRWTQKKGEISFSRI